Proteins co-encoded in one Aspergillus flavus chromosome 2, complete sequence genomic window:
- a CDS encoding Ser-Thr-rich glycosyl-phosphatidyl-inositol-anchored membrane family-domain-containing protein yields MRLSYAISLLPLAASVGALQVTSPKKGEDVDLSKSFTVKWDAVDTDPSSFDLYIVNNAVYPSVEQKIASDVDSSKGSYDVSGLSDLTNGKGYQINFLSNSAKNSGILAQSQQFNVEGSSESTSTASASESKTTTAATGTSTATTGTASSTKTSSTETTETASSSTGLTTITSTASQTSTGVSTNTLSTTVSSSARASASASASANSTSSGSTPVSTGAGVSLAAPVSAAAGLLMGVLALNL; encoded by the exons ATGCGTCTCTCTTACGCCATCTCTCTCTTGCCTCTGGCTGCTTCTGTTGGAG CTCTCCAGGTCACTTCCCCCAAGAAGGGTGAGGACGTTGACCTCTCCAAGTCCTTCACCGTGAAGTGGGATGCCGTCGA TACCGACCCCTCTTCTTTCGATCTCTACATTGTCAACAACGCCGTCTACCCCAGCGTTGAGCAGAAGATCGCCTCCGACGTTGACTCCTCCAAGGGCTCCTACGATGTCTCTGGCCTGTCCGACCTGACCAACGG CAAGGGCTACCAGATCAACTTCCTCTCCAACTCCGCCAAGAACAGCGGTATCCTCGCTCAGTCCCAGCAGTTCAACGTCGAGGGCTCCTCTGAGTCCACCTCGACCGCCAGCGCCAGCGAGTCCAagaccaccaccgccgctACTGGCACTTCCACCGCTACTACTGGTACTGCTTCCTCCACCAAGACCTCCTCCACTGAGACCACTGAGActgcctcttcctccactggCCTCACTACCATTACCTCCACCGCCAGCCAGACTTCGACCGGTGTGAGCACTAACACTCTGTCGACGACAgtttcctcctccgcccgTGCCTCTGCTTCGGCCAGCGCTTCCGCCAACAGCACCTCTTCTGGCAGCACCCCCGTCTCCACCGGTGCCGGTGTCTCTCTCGCTGCGCCCGTCTCCGCCGCCGCTGGCCTCCTGATGGGTGTCTTGGCCCTCAACCTGTAA
- a CDS encoding alpha-amylase: MVSFFSRCFPKRRKGQQQQQQWKEIEEAARDLESRPSWNAPDNTLLLEAFEWHVPDDTCHWRRLQHALPGLKEIGIDNIWIPPGCKAMNSSGNGYDIYDLYDLGEFDQKGSRTTKWGSRRELEDLVEEAKSLGVGVYWDAVLNHKAGADYPERFQAVKVDPNRRNVEISKPTEIEGWVGFDFAGRGDQYSSMKYNWQHFNGVDWDESRRENAIFKIHAPGKDWAQDVGKDNGNYDYLMFANLDYSNPEVREDVLNWGTWITNELSLSGMRLDAAKHFSAGFQKEFIEHVRKTANKDLFVIGEYWSGNLKDLLGYLQQLDHSVTAVDVPLVVNLCRTSYTKGGDLRKIFKGTLVQSKPENALTFVSNHDTVPGQMLENPVAQYFKPLAYALVLLRKDGHPCVFYGDLYGTLGDKPLKRACKGKLPILTRARKLYAYGEQQDYFDQANCIGFVRYGNARHPSGMACIMSNGAAAEKRMYVGPKHANEQWTDIMQSHESVVTIDASGYGVFPVNGMSVSVWVNSAAPDRDILHQPFDDKIYE, translated from the exons ATGGTGTCCTTTTTCTCCCGCTGTTTtccgaagaggagaaagggacagcagcaacagcagcaatggaaggagattgagg AAGCAGCTAGGGATCTGGAATCACGCCCATCGTGGAATGCTCCCGATAACACTCTGCTTCTAGAAGCATTTGAATGGCACGTACCAGACGATACATGTCACTGGCGACGACTGCAACATGCTCTCCCGGGGTTGAAAGAGATCGGGATCGATAATATCTGGATTCCCCCAGGCTGCAAAGCCATGAACTCCTCCGGCAATGGTTACGATATATATGACCTGTATGATCTAGGCGAGTTCGATCAGAAAGGATCACGAACCACCAAATGGGGCTCTCGGAGGGAGCTCGAAGACCTCGTGGAAGAAGCAAAGTCGCTGGGCGTTGGCGTTTACTGGGATGCGGTGCTCAATCATAAAGCCGGGGCGGATTATCCCGAACGGTTCCAGGCTGTTAAAGTAGATCCTAATC GACGCAATGTCGAGATATCCAAGCCCACTGAAATTGAGGGTTGGGTCGGGTTCGACTTCGCTGGCCGCGGCGACCAGTACAGCTCGATGAAATATAATTGGCAACATTTCAATGGTGTGGACTGGGACGAATCGCGCAGAGAAAATGCCATCTTCAAGATTCATGCGCCAGGCAAGGATTGGGCACAGGATGTGGGCAAGGACAATGGCAATTACGATTATTTGATGTTCGCAAATCTGGACTACTCTAATCCAGAGGTTCGGGAAGATGTTCTCAATTGGGGTACCTGGATAACGAATGAACTGTCTCTGAGTGGCATGCGATTGGACGCCGCCAAGCATTTTTCTGCTGGCTTCCAGAAGGAGTTTATCGAGCATGTCCGCAAGACGGCTAACAAGGATCTATTTGTCATTGGCGAATACTGGTCGGGAAACTTGAAGGATCTTTTGGGGTATCTCCAGCAGTTGGATCATTCGGTGACGGCGGTCGATGTGCCTCTCGTTGTGAATCTGTGTAGGACATCATACACGAAGGGAGGCGATCTTCGTAAGATATTCAAGGGTACTTTGGTGCAGAGCAAACCCGAGAATGCTTTG ACATTTGTTTCGAACCATGACACA GTACCCGGACAAATGCTTGAA AACCCAGTTGCACAATACTTCAAACCGCTAGCATATGCCTTGGTGCTCCTCCGTAAAGATGGACATCCATGTGTGTTCTACGGAGACCTCTATGGGACTCTAGGAGACAAGCCATTGAAGCGAGCCTGCAAGGGCAAACTTCCGATCCTCACGCGGGCTCGAAAGCTGTATGCTTACGGGGAACAGCAGGATTATTTTGACCAAGCCAACTGTATAG GATTTGTACGTTACGGAAACGCGCGCCATCCATCCGGAATGGCCTGCATTATGAGCAACGGCGCGGCAGCAGAAAAGCGCATGTACGTCGGACCGAAGCACGCCAACGAGCAGTGGACAGATATCATGCAGAGCCACGAGAGCGTTGTTACCATCGATGCGTCGGGGTATGGGGTATTCCCCGTGAATGGCATGAGTGTCAGCGTCTGGGTCAATTCAGCGGCACCTGACCGAGACATCCTCCACCAACCATT TGATGACAAAATCTATGAATAA